Proteins encoded in a region of the Stieleria neptunia genome:
- a CDS encoding RNA polymerase sigma factor, whose protein sequence is MRGRSEPADATPSMDGSGGATLESNASLARRIMAQESGAFALLVERYHDFVFRICFAILRHRQDAEDATQDTFSRVAKYLDRWDPRRPLEPWLATVAGNRSRSHLARRKVFAPLTADDEPQTLATRQQHAADAMREEITLALGNLPDRQRAAFELFHEQSLSYVQIARQMQCPIGTVKTLVHRARLSLIEQLRQRDVVPGDSAGTAPQHKGALK, encoded by the coding sequence ATGCGTGGCCGATCGGAGCCCGCCGACGCGACGCCATCGATGGACGGTTCCGGCGGTGCAACCCTCGAATCCAACGCCTCGCTGGCGCGGCGGATCATGGCCCAGGAAAGTGGCGCCTTTGCCCTCCTGGTCGAACGCTACCACGATTTTGTCTTCCGCATCTGTTTCGCCATCCTGCGTCATCGCCAAGACGCCGAAGACGCGACGCAAGACACCTTTAGCCGAGTCGCCAAGTACCTCGACCGCTGGGATCCCCGACGGCCGCTCGAACCCTGGCTCGCCACCGTCGCCGGCAATCGTTCCCGCAGCCATCTCGCCCGCCGCAAAGTCTTCGCGCCGCTGACCGCCGACGACGAACCGCAAACACTGGCGACACGTCAGCAACACGCCGCCGATGCGATGCGCGAAGAGATCACGCTGGCCCTCGGAAATCTTCCCGACAGGCAACGCGCCGCCTTTGAACTCTTCCACGAGCAATCGCTGTCTTACGTCCAGATCGCTCGTCAGATGCAATGCCCGATCGGCACCGTCAAAACGCTCGTGCATCGCGCCCGACTCTCCCTGATCGAACAACTCAGGCAACGAGACGTCGTGCCGGGCGACTCGGCCGGCACCGCGCCGCAGCACAAAGGAGCTTTGAAATGA
- a CDS encoding FHA domain-containing protein, producing the protein MQVKLRVMTGSHEGTEIPISGDKFLIGRSESCQLRPKSDSISRKHCILVIRDGRLLIQDLKSRNGTYVNEKRLPSDRAKILSAGDALKIGKLLFEVVIEHGLKGAKKPQVADVGEAAARTVQDSDSRFEEVDVTGWLDEADQIDRVRKLSDPDTRQFRIDDLKKAELEAEDDDDSSSKDPSSDSTELSANDSSLLDRLREQRKTKKGKLPEGLKKSMTDSSKAAADDALKRFFSGR; encoded by the coding sequence ATGCAAGTAAAGCTGAGGGTCATGACGGGGAGCCACGAGGGGACGGAGATCCCGATCAGCGGGGATAAATTTTTGATCGGCCGCAGTGAGTCCTGTCAACTGCGCCCCAAAAGTGATTCGATCAGCCGGAAACATTGCATCTTGGTGATCCGTGACGGTCGGTTGTTGATTCAGGACTTGAAAAGTCGCAACGGAACCTACGTCAACGAAAAACGTTTACCGAGCGATCGTGCAAAAATCCTCTCCGCCGGCGATGCGCTCAAGATCGGCAAACTGCTCTTTGAAGTCGTCATCGAACACGGATTGAAGGGTGCCAAGAAACCGCAAGTCGCCGATGTCGGCGAAGCCGCCGCGCGAACCGTCCAAGACAGCGACAGCCGATTCGAAGAAGTGGATGTGACCGGCTGGCTGGACGAAGCAGACCAAATCGACCGTGTCCGAAAACTCTCCGATCCCGACACCCGTCAGTTTCGCATCGATGATTTAAAGAAAGCCGAACTGGAGGCGGAGGACGACGACGATTCGTCCTCCAAGGATCCCTCCAGCGATAGCACGGAGCTTTCGGCCAACGACAGTTCCCTGCTGGATCGATTGCGTGAGCAGAGAAAAACCAAGAAGGGTAAACTGCCCGAAGGACTCAAGAAGTCGATGACGGATAGCTCCAAGGCCGCCGCCGACGACGCACTGAAACGATTCTTCAGCGGACGTTAA
- a CDS encoding ribonuclease R family protein, translating into MEISQELADRVMRLVVSPEYRPSKPKQIAATLNLDADDYRELRRTIKQLVLEGRLIYASNHLIISTGAIGGPLDRIRGVFRMAAGGQFGFVRPGDSGDGAVSEDLFIPPGQTGGAFEGDLVEVKVRPSRRGGSEGSVSRIIERSRRQFTGTFNMVDGRPAVYLDGTPHDAPVFIGDIQGLPIEKDDKVFVEVVTFPGENGKGGEAVLLERLGSSTNPGIDTLTIMRQYALPDEFPEAVIAEARQRADEFDEDNPPADRLDLTGQLTLTIDPYDARDFDDAISLVREDEGRWRLWVHIADVGYFIHPGGQLDQEARQRATSVYLPDRVIPMVPEIISNHLASLQPEKVRLAKSVEIEMTDDGTVIHSEVHNTVIRSDMRLHYRLVDQFLEAPDKYREKWGDAICDMLRDMHSLAMTIRKRRFKRGAISMDMPDVKLELDRSGKVKGAYRTENTESHQLIEEFMLAANQAVATWLDDAGLKFLHRIHPPPERRKLRQLSHFVRDLRLGIDSVESRFEIQNVLDRVAGTPLEDAVNFAVLKSMNKAVYGPQTDGHYALDMQHYCHFTSPIRRYPDLTVHRLIDRLHAGEKTPDDSVGALLQLGHHCSDMERNAAQAERELTELKLLHYLKKHLGDTMTAVISRVFADGFLARCIKLPVDGYVSVDQLPSDQYRFERRGQMLVGFKAHHRYRLGDQLTVKISRVDLIQRELFLEPVKNHSVGNSNPNDRGVKAANSGGGKSKHKDKRKKERRQKGKRKRR; encoded by the coding sequence ATGGAAATCTCACAAGAACTCGCCGACCGCGTGATGCGGTTGGTCGTCTCGCCGGAATACCGGCCGAGCAAACCCAAGCAGATCGCCGCGACGTTAAATCTGGACGCGGACGATTACCGGGAACTGCGGCGCACGATCAAGCAACTGGTCTTGGAAGGGCGTCTGATCTATGCGTCGAATCATTTGATCATCAGCACCGGGGCGATCGGCGGCCCCCTGGACCGGATTCGCGGCGTCTTTCGGATGGCGGCCGGCGGCCAATTCGGTTTCGTCCGGCCGGGCGACTCCGGCGACGGAGCGGTCAGCGAAGACCTGTTCATTCCGCCGGGACAGACCGGCGGGGCGTTCGAAGGTGACTTGGTCGAAGTCAAAGTCCGGCCGAGCCGTCGCGGCGGAAGCGAAGGCAGCGTGAGCCGAATCATCGAGCGATCGCGCCGCCAATTCACCGGCACGTTCAACATGGTCGATGGCCGCCCGGCCGTTTATTTGGACGGCACACCACACGACGCACCGGTCTTCATCGGCGACATCCAAGGCTTGCCGATCGAGAAAGACGACAAGGTGTTTGTCGAAGTGGTGACGTTTCCCGGCGAAAACGGCAAGGGCGGCGAAGCGGTTCTGCTGGAACGACTGGGCAGTTCCACCAACCCCGGGATCGACACGTTGACCATCATGCGGCAATACGCCTTGCCCGATGAGTTCCCCGAAGCGGTGATCGCCGAAGCACGGCAACGCGCCGACGAATTTGACGAAGACAACCCTCCCGCCGATCGGCTCGATCTGACTGGACAGCTGACGCTGACGATCGATCCCTACGACGCGCGTGACTTTGACGACGCCATTTCGCTGGTTCGCGAAGACGAAGGCCGCTGGCGGTTGTGGGTGCACATCGCCGACGTCGGCTACTTCATCCATCCCGGCGGCCAACTCGACCAGGAAGCGCGCCAGCGGGCGACCAGCGTCTACCTGCCCGACCGCGTGATTCCCATGGTGCCGGAAATCATCAGCAATCACTTGGCCAGCCTGCAGCCAGAAAAAGTCCGGCTGGCCAAATCGGTCGAGATCGAAATGACCGACGACGGCACCGTGATTCACAGCGAAGTTCACAACACTGTGATCCGCAGTGACATGCGGTTGCACTACCGCCTGGTCGATCAATTCCTGGAAGCCCCGGACAAGTATCGCGAGAAGTGGGGCGATGCGATTTGTGACATGCTCCGCGACATGCACTCCCTGGCGATGACGATCCGCAAGCGTCGTTTCAAACGCGGTGCGATCTCGATGGACATGCCCGACGTCAAACTGGAACTGGACCGTAGCGGCAAAGTCAAAGGCGCGTACCGGACGGAGAACACCGAAAGCCACCAGTTGATCGAAGAGTTCATGTTGGCGGCCAATCAAGCCGTCGCGACGTGGCTGGACGACGCCGGGCTGAAATTCCTGCACCGCATCCACCCGCCGCCGGAACGACGCAAACTGCGCCAGCTGTCCCATTTCGTTCGCGACCTGCGATTGGGAATCGACTCGGTCGAAAGCCGTTTCGAAATTCAAAACGTGCTCGACCGCGTCGCCGGCACACCGCTGGAAGACGCGGTGAATTTCGCGGTGCTCAAAAGCATGAACAAAGCGGTCTACGGCCCCCAGACCGACGGGCATTATGCGCTCGACATGCAGCACTATTGCCACTTCACCAGTCCGATCCGGCGTTACCCGGATTTAACCGTGCATCGTCTGATCGACCGACTTCACGCCGGTGAAAAGACCCCGGATGATTCGGTCGGTGCGTTGTTGCAACTGGGGCACCATTGCAGCGACATGGAACGCAACGCGGCGCAAGCCGAGCGTGAACTGACCGAACTGAAGCTACTTCATTACTTAAAGAAACACCTCGGCGACACGATGACCGCCGTCATCAGCCGGGTCTTCGCCGACGGCTTTCTGGCACGCTGTATCAAACTTCCCGTCGACGGCTACGTCAGCGTCGACCAGCTGCCGTCGGATCAATATCGATTCGAACGTCGCGGTCAGATGCTGGTCGGATTCAAAGCGCATCATCGCTATCGGCTGGGCGATCAATTGACGGTCAAAATCAGCCGCGTCGACCTGATCCAACGGGAACTGTTCCTGGAACCGGTCAAGAATCACTCGGTCGGCAACAGCAACCCCAACGACCGAGGCGTGAAAGCCGCCAATTCCGGCGGCGGCAAGTCGAAGCACAAAGACAAACGCAAAAAGGAACGTCGCCAAAAGGGCAAACGCAAACGACGCTAA
- a CDS encoding lipoate--protein ligase family protein gives MADPHAGRLLFHRDGESAWNMAVDQAIAESVSGDAQSGSARPYTLRFYTWAAPTLSLGYFQSSGDASPRFDTTKRVRRSTGGGAILHHHELTYSLTVPSSAGEHGARTDLYRGVHAAIINALHRQGIDARPHYLNKTPAAPPRAAPTLAVDEDPFLCFQRRTDEDLIVSGYKVLGSAQRRFKRSLLQHGSLLLRASEYASELPGLVDLTSIALNPETFLTRISEEFEALSGVAFQSDVLSAAEATRADEIVASRFGRSDWWARR, from the coding sequence ATGGCTGATCCACACGCCGGACGACTGCTGTTTCATCGCGATGGCGAATCGGCCTGGAACATGGCGGTGGACCAAGCGATCGCCGAATCCGTCAGCGGCGACGCCCAGTCCGGATCGGCTCGGCCGTACACGCTGCGGTTCTACACCTGGGCCGCACCGACGCTCTCGCTGGGGTACTTTCAATCCAGCGGCGATGCGTCGCCACGCTTTGACACGACCAAGCGGGTTCGCCGCAGCACGGGCGGCGGTGCGATCTTGCATCACCACGAACTGACATACAGTTTGACCGTGCCCAGCTCAGCGGGTGAACACGGGGCACGAACGGATTTATACCGCGGCGTCCACGCCGCGATCATCAATGCACTGCACCGTCAGGGGATCGACGCGAGACCCCATTACCTGAACAAAACCCCCGCGGCCCCTCCTCGCGCGGCCCCAACGCTCGCGGTCGACGAGGATCCCTTCCTCTGCTTTCAACGGCGGACCGACGAAGACCTGATCGTCAGCGGGTACAAGGTGCTCGGCAGCGCCCAACGGCGGTTCAAACGCTCGCTGTTGCAACACGGAAGCCTGCTATTGCGTGCCAGTGAGTACGCCAGCGAATTACCGGGCCTTGTCGACCTGACCTCGATCGCTCTCAACCCCGAGACGTTTTTGACGCGAATCAGTGAAGAATTTGAAGCGTTGTCGGGCGTCGCGTTCCAGTCCGACGTCTTGTCAGCAGCCGAAGCGACCCGGGCCGACGAGATCGTGGCCAGCCGATTCGGTCGATCCGATTGGTGGGCCCGTCGTTAA
- the gcvT gene encoding glycine cleavage system aminomethyltransferase GcvT, with the protein MSQADPSSQTYSQTPLDGWHRSAGAKMVPFAGYEMPIQYESIVSEHQACRNAAALFDVSHMGRLRFDGDGSEALLDRLLTRRVTDLPIGGVRYGMICNQDGGILDDVLVSHLKTPSESRYHLLVVNASNRAKIVEWIKPHLDDFPKVTFSDRTELTAMIAVQGPLAMETCKRLFTFDPSRLKYYQARITDQFSKPVIVSRTGYTGEDGFELVVRAEEATRVWENVLLAGRDAGFAPAGLGARDTLRMEAAMPLYGHELDETVDPVSAGLNFACNLEDRDFIGRDAIAAVKSAGPRRVRIGLLPGGRRPAREGCDVLSADGQVIGKITSGGPSPTLGHPIAMAMVDAEHATAPEFEIDIRGKRSPATRTKLPFYRRAKS; encoded by the coding sequence ATGAGTCAGGCCGACCCTTCATCCCAAACGTACTCGCAAACGCCGCTCGACGGCTGGCATCGCTCGGCGGGGGCCAAGATGGTTCCGTTCGCCGGATACGAGATGCCGATTCAATACGAATCGATCGTCAGCGAACACCAGGCCTGTCGCAACGCCGCGGCCCTGTTTGACGTCTCCCACATGGGACGGCTGCGTTTCGACGGGGATGGCAGCGAAGCGTTGCTGGACCGGTTGCTGACACGGCGGGTGACGGACCTGCCGATCGGCGGCGTTCGCTACGGCATGATCTGCAACCAAGACGGCGGGATTCTGGACGACGTGTTGGTCTCCCACCTGAAAACGCCCAGCGAATCGCGCTACCACCTGTTGGTCGTCAACGCGTCCAACCGGGCGAAAATCGTGGAGTGGATCAAACCCCACCTCGACGATTTCCCCAAGGTCACGTTTTCCGATCGCACCGAACTGACGGCGATGATCGCGGTCCAGGGCCCGCTGGCGATGGAGACCTGTAAGCGGCTGTTTACCTTCGACCCGAGTCGATTGAAGTATTACCAGGCGCGGATCACCGACCAGTTCTCCAAACCCGTCATCGTCAGCCGCACCGGCTACACCGGCGAAGACGGATTCGAGCTGGTGGTACGGGCCGAAGAGGCGACCCGAGTTTGGGAGAACGTCTTGCTGGCCGGTCGCGACGCGGGATTCGCCCCCGCCGGACTGGGTGCCCGCGACACGCTGCGGATGGAAGCCGCGATGCCGCTGTACGGGCATGAGCTGGACGAAACGGTTGATCCGGTTTCTGCCGGTTTGAATTTCGCCTGTAATTTGGAAGACCGAGACTTCATCGGCCGCGATGCGATCGCGGCGGTCAAATCCGCCGGCCCCCGGCGGGTTCGCATCGGACTGCTGCCGGGCGGACGTCGGCCGGCCCGCGAGGGATGCGACGTGCTGTCGGCGGACGGGCAGGTCATCGGCAAGATCACCAGCGGCGGCCCTTCCCCGACGCTCGGTCACCCAATCGCGATGGCGATGGTCGACGCCGAGCACGCGACCGCGCCGGAGTTTGAGATCGACATTCGAGGCAAACGTTCCCCGGCGACCCGAACAAAGTTACCCTTTTACCGGCGTGCCAAATCGTAG
- the gcvH gene encoding glycine cleavage system protein GcvH, with product MSRDKSKLLYAETHEWVDVADEGGQKIATIGISGFAIEQLNDLVYMELPEVGKTIDAGEEFGEVESVKAVSPLYSPVGGEVIEVHAELPDNLDQLNDDPYDFGWIVKLKIDDESALEKLMDFAAYEKQCAESG from the coding sequence GTGTCACGCGACAAGAGCAAACTTCTGTACGCCGAGACCCATGAGTGGGTCGACGTTGCCGACGAAGGCGGTCAAAAGATCGCGACGATCGGAATCTCGGGCTTCGCGATCGAGCAACTCAACGATCTGGTCTACATGGAACTTCCCGAAGTCGGCAAGACGATCGATGCCGGCGAAGAATTCGGTGAAGTGGAATCCGTCAAAGCGGTCAGCCCGCTGTACAGCCCCGTCGGCGGCGAAGTGATCGAAGTCCATGCCGAACTGCCGGACAATCTGGATCAACTCAACGACGATCCCTATGACTTCGGCTGGATCGTCAAACTGAAAATCGATGATGAATCCGCATTGGAAAAGCTGATGGATTTCGCGGCCTACGAAAAGCAGTGCGCCGAATCCGGTTGA